Proteins from one Acropora muricata isolate sample 2 chromosome 9, ASM3666990v1, whole genome shotgun sequence genomic window:
- the LOC136928280 gene encoding uncharacterized protein isoform X3: MDFHWITELNWREGVHVVVGSTLKMAMGEVDGEFSSLMCPEYDAAFADLTIKELSSHLQKSGFTLNHCDILEDFAIRKKFWDFLCNLNSVHSPVLIQSGRSTPLSNVSTLSPSNSSVSLDLEEDSPLSQSLAGPSMPVLKQTKPREFPEPPKKKVKHLAQDFKLPISSKVNEFVQQNRSLDESTRRQLIRETVTCVQAYVGEHVSSNHFEEAAKQLCEKVPLLRDVKPPLWPDEIEFSYWASAKHLLLKRYSNVKSSSKKGKRPEPAISDETDQSTEDVSKHNKELQKELRNRVVNWKAVEQLQSLTFGERREVISSIKGVHAVSNMLEQFPFFEEEKVLLWELELVVSKLMNVRVPYEVFIARWKRLAICFVDMTENRSDDSTALDALRKIHEPFSPMGPLLLTLSDGQKMESFLKNVPSKSPYLVYTGADKSTGSEEQIFLIIDEDVLLECTQVSKDHCLFTSSLLTLMAI; encoded by the exons ATGGACTTTCATTGGATAACCGAGTTGAACTGGCGTGAAGGTGTTCACGTTGTAGTGGGATCGACGCTGAAGATGGCGATGGGAGAGGTCGACGGCGAGTTCTCGAGCTTAATGTGTCCAGAATATGACGCAGCCTTTGCAGACTTGACGATTAAAGAACTATCATCTCATTTACAAAAGAGTGGTTTTACCTTAAATCACTGTGACATTCTCGAAG ATTTTGCCATCAGAaaaaagttttgggactttcTTTGCAACTTG aACTCAGTCCATTCTCCAGTGTTAATTCAGTCAGGCAGATCAACCCCTTTGTCAAATGTTTCAACTTTGAGCCCAAGCAATAGCAGTGTTTCATTAGATCTGGAAGAAGACTCACCTCTATCCCAGTCTCTGGCTGGCCCTTCAATGCCTGTGCTGAAACAGACAAAACCAAGGGAGTTTCCAGaaccaccaaaaaaaaaagtgaaacatCTGGCCCAAGACTTTAAGCTACCAATCTCATCAAAAGTAAATGAATTTGTGCAACAGAATAGGTCTCTTGATGAAAGTACAAGAAGACAGCTAATAAGAGAAACTGTGACTTGTGTTCAAGCTTATGTTGGAGAGCATGTCAGTTCCAATCACTTTGAAGAGGCAGCAAAGCAACTTTGTGAGAAAGTACCTCTTTTGAGAGATGTGAAACCTCCTCTGTGGCCCGATGAAATAGAATTTAGCTACTGG GCCTCTGCTAAGCACCTGCTTTTAAAGAGATATTCAAATGTGAAATCCAGCAGCAAAAAAGgcaagagacctgaaccagctATCAGTGATGAAACTGACCAGAGTACGGAAGATGTGTCAAAGCATAACAAGGAACTTCAAAAAGAACTTCGAAACAGAGTGGTGAATTGGAAAGCTGTGGAACAGCTGCAAAGTCTTACGTTTGGTGAAAGGAGAGAGGTGATTTCTTCAATTAAAGGAGTACATGCTGTGAGCAACATGTTAGAACAGTTTCCATTTTTTGAAGAAGAGAAAGTG CTGTTGTGGGAACTGGAGCTGGTGGTATCAAAGTTGATGAATGTCAGGGTTCCTTATGAAGTATTCATAGCTCGGTGGAAAAGACTGGCCATCTGTTTTGTTGATATGACAGAAAACAGATCAG ATGACTCCACTGCATTGGATGCATTAAGGAAAATCCATGAACCATTTTCACCAATGGGGCCATTACTTCTGACATTGAGT GACGGTCAGAAAATGGAATCATTTCTGAAAAATGTCCCTTCAAAGTCACCATACTTAGTTTATACTGGTGCTGACAAGAGCACAGGATCTGAGGAACAAATTTTTCTCATCATTGATGAAGATGTCCTATTGGAATGCACTCAAGTTTCAAAGGATCACTGTCTTTTTACTTCATCTCTTTTAACATTGATGGcaatttaa
- the LOC136928282 gene encoding E3 ubiquitin-protein ligase TRIM45-like, with protein MANVVSEKLPEHFECAVCMEQFKEPKVLPCLHTFCMRCLQKLLKKQGADHVITCPECRQNAKIVHGDVAKLQPNFWVNNFMILLRLQDYDTTSKPFLCENCDSEDEAVSRCNDCSIFMCDFCVTAHKRFLATRGHQILSMAEVQKLGSKALAKPSFCVKHTGETLKLFCETCQETMCRDCTILDHREHKYNFVADVAEGMRKDLHSSMSKATDKEIAVSEGLETVEAMKLLVQSKVSEVNKEVDEFFDEQVKALEHQRANLKHEVMTEGKVRVNQLEKQSDVLSSFLAQLKSSVEFTSQALDDGDNVQLLTMKNQLSQRLTQLNSTEIEGEPCRKEYFKLCVRQTILRDVKELATVNYKSIIYPQMFTAGIAERKSKKKRELKRRGKNCITPIVRTQSIDDGDDDDDD; from the exons ATGGCCAATGTGGTGTCTGAAAAGCTACCTGAGCACTTTGAATGTGCTGTGTGCATGGAGCAGTTCAAAGAACCAAAAGTCTTACCATGTCTTCACACCTTCTGTATGAGGTGCCTCCAGAAATTGTTGAAGAAACAAGGAGCTGATCATGTTATAACTTGCCCTGAATGCAGACAGAATGCCAAA ATTGTTCATGGCGATGTTGCCAAGCTGCAACCTAATTTCTGGGTGAACAATTTTATGATCTTGCTCCGTTTGCAAGATTATGATACAACCTCGAAACCTTTTCTGTGCGAGAACTGTGACAGTGAGGACGAAGCAGTGTCACGCTGCAATGATTGCAGCATTTTTATGTGTGACTTTTGTGTAACTGCACATAAGAGGTTTCTTGCAACGAGAGGCCATCAGATTTTGTCCATGGCTGAGGTTCAAAAGCTAGGATCAAAGGCACTTGCAAAGCCATCCTTTTGTGTTAAACACACGGGCGAGActttgaaattgttttgtgaAACCTGCCAAGAAACAATGTGCCGGGATTGCACCATTCTTGATCACCGTGAACACAAGTACAATTTTGTAGCAGATGTTGCTGAAGGGATGCGGAAAGACTTGCACTCTTCAATGAGCAAAGCCACAGATAAAGAGATTGCCGTGTCGGAAGGCCTCGAAACTGTCGAGGCGATGAAGCTGCTAGTGCAGAGTAAAGTGTCAGAAGTGAATAAAGAGGTTGACGAGTTTTTTGATGAGCAGGTGAAAGCGTTGGAGCATCAACGTGCAAACCTCAAACATGAAGTTATGACCGAGGGGAAGGTAAGAGTCAACCAGCTTGAGAAGCAATCTGATGTGCTGTCATCTTTCTTGGCCCAGTTGAAAAGTAGTGTGGAGTTTACCAGTCAAGCATTAGATGACGGAGATAATGTGCAACTCTTAACAATGAAGAACCAACTTTCACAGAGGCTAACTCAGCTGAATTCGACAGAGATCGAGGGTGAGCCTTGTCGAAAGGAGTACTTCAAGTTATGTGTGCGTCAAACCATTTTGCGGGATGTAAAGGAACTAGCGACCGTGAATTACAAATCCATTATTTATCCTCAGATGTTTACTGCTGGGATTGCGGAAAgaaagtcaaaaaaaaaaagagagctgaaaagaagaggaaaaaattgCATTACGCCGATAGTAAGAACACAGAGCattgatgatggtgatgatgatgatgatgattga
- the LOC136928935 gene encoding uncharacterized protein isoform X1 yields the protein MPFWITALYIITIYYLLAVAVGTLEGQGSQIPKRKNEKECKKCGQNTPNATKRCKGCGEEIEVKAFDWEALQLEEKKTHSTQQRKMLEYRANVLHEHHGWDVIVLCLAKHKRGSSLYTYGTPGVGLNFVGSKKEKASKAGHLCLNLFKNFAKQHSGGSGDQEKATSRTIQTDTVNSQDLVDEAGHLNSMEVECDADAEISETLDEVELDDTCAGGSNHEESLNVLTTGGAGRVAAVGCGSGKSASGVGVTESGVGNVGRGRRSVGTVSQKDVNDSIQVAAAAAPSGEGTVGKHTVKSVQDGDQPRVIAEGTDIQVVQLHRGQPVEQVQEGAIGCMTRVDGGKQGVTVSSSHHALPGDGVAYLVNGQIKAVGKVDHDRTTLHGRKIGKGFACVQLYYVQSEDIVAPLILGDRDENSFLKTGMFFALPISKLFTFGKLVPGKKIVLHNYSQYRLNSSQ from the exons ATGCCTTTTTGGATTACAGCATTATATATAATCACCATCTATTATTTACTAG CTGTTGCTGTTGGCACACTAGAGGGGCAAGGCAGTCAAATCCCAAAGaggaaaaatgaaaag GAGTGTAAGAAGTGTGGACAAAACACTCCCAATGCAACCAAGCGCTGCAAAGGCTGTGGGGAAGAAATTGAAGTTAAGGCTTTTGACTGGGAAGCATTGCAgctagaagaaaaaaaaacacattccACTCAGCAAAGGAAAATGCTAGAGTACAGG GCAAATGTTCTCCATGAGCATCATGGTTGGGATGTTATTGTCCTTTGCCTGGCAAAACATAAAAGGGGCTCATCTCTGTACACTTATGGAACACCAGGTGTGGGCCTTAATTTTGTTGGATCCAAAAAGGAGAAGGCTTCAAAGGCTGGTCACCTATGCCTCAATCTTTTTAAGAATTTTGCAAAAC AACATAGTGGCGGGAGTGGCGATCAAGAAAAGGCAACTTCAAGGACCATACAGACTGATACAGTTAACAGCCAAGACCTGGTGGACGAGGCTGGTCATTTGAACAGTATGGAAGTGGAATGTGATGCTGATGCTGAAATCAGTGAAACACTTGACGAGGTTGAGTTGGATGATACGTGTGCTGGAGGTAGCAATCATGAGGAATCTCTTAATGTGTTAACAACTGGAGGTGCAGGAAGGGTAGCTGCAGTTGGTTGTGGCAGTGGCAAGAGTGCTTCAGGGGTTGGAGTAACGGAGAGTGGTGTTGGTAACGTTGGCAGGGGAAGGAGATCAGTGGGAACTGTATCGCAGAAAGATGTGAATGATAGCATACAAGTCGCTGCAGCAGCAGCACCAAGTGGAGAAGGTACGGTGGGCAAGCATACAGTAAAGAGTGTGCAAGATGGAGATCAACCTAGAGTTATTGCTGAGGGCACTGACATTCAAGTTGTGCAGCTACATCGGGGTCAGCCAGTCGAACAAGTGCAAGAGGGTGCTATTGGCTGTATGACCCGTGTTGATGGTggtaaacaaggtgttactgtgaGTTCGTCTCATCATGCCCTTCCTGGAGATGGAGTAGCATACCTAGTAAATGGACAAATAAAAGCAGTTGGAAAAGTGGACCACGACCGCACAACCTTGCACGGCCGCAAAATAGGAAAAGGTTTTGCTTGTGTCCAGCTGTACTACGTTCAGTCGGAGGACATAGTGGCACCACTTATTTTGGGAGATAGAGATGAAAACTCTTTCCTCAAAACAGGAATGTTCTTTGCTCTGCCCATCTCCAAGCTTTTCACTTTTGGGAAGTTGgtgccggggaaaaaaattgtcctCCACAATTATAGCCAATACCGTCTTAACTCCAGTCAGTAG
- the LOC136928280 gene encoding E3 ubiquitin-protein ligase TRIM45-like isoform X1 gives MASAVSEKLAEHFECAVCMEQFKEPKVLPCLHTYCKMCLQELLKKQGSDYVINCPECRQEAKIVRGDVAKLQPNFWVNNFMTLLRMQDKDTTKPFPCENCDSEDEAVSRCNDCRVFMCDFCVTAHKRVLATRGHQILSMAEVQRLGSKALAKPSFCVKHTGETLKLFCETCEETICRDCTIVDHREHKYNFVADVAEREREVLHIFLSKAKGKEVVVSNGLETVYAMKELVQSRVSEVNNEVDEFFDEQVKALEYQRASLKREVMTEGKVRVDQLEKQSRVLSSFLAQLKSGVEFTSQALDDGDNVQLLTMKNQLSQRLTQLSSTKIDCKPCQNEYFKLCVRQTIWRDMKDLATVFSIINPQMFSVSIVGGEEGVMYRTLVGQTVSLVVTNKDREERGEYHVAASVAMTGEDEESLPTFGNNNGSHTFCFCPTSKGTVTVTVTVDGQPVGGSPFQWEVYPVLPICDEPKPKQVFPGGLQAMYGSKPYERGTTHGNCFKDGRYCWTLRVGDFASYHRRFEIGVTTGIKCKGGIQTWSLSVNGDRFQRVIRSDRVLSKGMSIEHDDVFTVFLNLETETLSIYHDRSQTTEVFKGVKGPLRAITRGVHIF, from the exons ATGGCCAGTGCTGTGTCTGAAAAGCTTGCTGAGCACTTTGAGTGTGCTGTATGCATGGAGCAGTTCAAGGAACCAAAAGTCTTACCATGTCTTCACACCTACTGTAAGATGTGCCTCCAGGAATTGTTGAAGAAACAAGGATCTGATTATGTTATAAATTGTCCTGAGTGCAGGCAGGAGGCAAAA ATTGTTCGTGGTGATGTTGCGAAGCTGCAACCCAATTTCTGGGTGAACAATTTTATGACCTTGCTCCGAATGCAAGATAAAGATACAACCAAACCTTTTCCGTGCGAGAATTGTGACAGTGAGGACGAAGCAGTGTCACGCTGCAATGACTGCCGCGTTTTTATGTGTGATTTTTGTGTAACTGCGCATAAGAGAGTTCTTGCAACGAGAGGCCATCAGATTTTGTCCATGGCGGAGGTTCAAAGGCTAGGATCAAAGGCACTTGCAAAGCCATCCTTTTGTGTTAAACACACGGGCGAAActttgaaattgttttgtgaAACCTGCGAAGAGACAATTTGCCGGGATTGTACCATTGTTGATCACCGTGAACATAAGTACAATTTCGTAGCAGATGTTGCTGAAAGAGAGCGGGAAGTCTTGCATATATTTCTAAGCAAAGCCAAAGGTAAAGAAGTTGTAGTGTCTAATGGTCTCGAGACTGTTTATGCGATGAAAGAGCTGGTGCAGAGTAGAGTGTCAGAAGTTAATAACGAGGTTGACGAATTTTTTGATGAGCAGGTGAAAGCGTTGGAGTATCAACGTGCAAGCCTCAAACGTGAAGTTATGACTGAGGGAAAAGTAAGAGTCGATCAGCTTGAGAAGCAATCACGCGTGCTTTCATCCTTCTTGGCTCAGTTGAAAAGTGGTGTGGAGTTTACCAGTCAAGCATTAGATGACGGAGATAATGTACAACTCTTAACAATGAAGAACCAACTTTCTCAGAGGTTAACCCAACTGAGTTCTACAAAGATCGATTGTAAGCCCTGCCAAAACGAGTACTTCAAGTTATGTGTACGTCAAACCATTTGGCGGGATATGAAGGATTTAGCGACCGTTTTTTCCATCATTAATCCCCAGATGTTTTCTGTGAGCATTGTTGGTGGAGAAGAAGGAGTCATGTATCGGACCTTGGTCGGGCAAACGGTGTCGTTGGTAGTGACTAACAAAGACAGAGAAGAACGTGGAGAGTATCATGTGGCTGCTTCTGTGGCTATGACTGGCGAAGATGAGGAATCTCTTCCCACATTTGGTAACAATAATGGATCTCATACATTCTGTTTTTGCCCAACGTCTAAAGGAACTGTTACTGTTACTGTGACAGTGGATGGTCAACCAGTGGGTGGAAGTCCGTTTCAGTGGGAAGTGTATCCAGTACTACCAATTTGTGACgaaccgaaaccaaagcaagTATTTCCAGGAGGACTCCAGGCTATGTACGGGTCAAAACCTTATGAAAGAGGAACAACGCATGGCAATTGCTTCAAAGATGGAAGGTATTGCTGGACTTTACGAGTGGGGGATTTTGCGTCATACCACCGCCGATTCGAAATTGGCGTCACGACCGGAATTAAGTGTAAGGGGGGTATTCAAACATGGTCTCTTTCAGTTAATGGGGATCGCTTTCAAAGGGTTATTCGGTCTGACCGTGTATTAAGCAAAGGAATGAGTATAGAGCATGATGATGTCTTCACTGTTTTCCTTAATCTTGAAACAGAAACACTTTCCATTTACCACGATCGTAGCCAAACAACTGAGGTTTTTAAAGGGGTTAAGGGTCCTCTAAGGGCTATAACGAGAGGTGTACATATTTTTTAG
- the LOC136928280 gene encoding uncharacterized protein isoform X2, which produces MDFHWITELNWREGVHVVVGSTLKMAMGEVDGEFSSLMCPEYDAAFADLTIKELSSHLQKSGFTLNHCDILEENNVDGNLFTKLTRSDLKDLFPSDFAIRKKFWDFLCNLNSVHSPVLIQSGRSTPLSNVSTLSPSNSSVSLDLEEDSPLSQSLAGPSMPVLKQTKPREFPEPPKKKVKHLAQDFKLPISSKVNEFVQQNRSLDESTRRQLIRETVTCVQAYVGEHVSSNHFEEAAKQLCEKVPLLRDVKPPLWPDEIEFSYWASAKHLLLKRYSNVKSSSKKGKRPEPAISDETDQSTEDVSKHNKELQKELRNRVVNWKAVEQLQSLTFGERREVISSIKGVHAVSNMLEQFPFFEEEKVLLWELELVVSKLMNVRVPYEVFIARWKRLAICFVDMTENRSDDSTALDALRKIHEPFSPMGPLLLTLSDGQKMESFLKNVPSKSPYLVYTGADKSTGSEEQIFLIIDEDVLLECTQVSKDHCLFTSSLLTLMAI; this is translated from the exons ATGGACTTTCATTGGATAACCGAGTTGAACTGGCGTGAAGGTGTTCACGTTGTAGTGGGATCGACGCTGAAGATGGCGATGGGAGAGGTCGACGGCGAGTTCTCGAGCTTAATGTGTCCAGAATATGACGCAGCCTTTGCAGACTTGACGATTAAAGAACTATCATCTCATTTACAAAAGAGTGGTTTTACCTTAAATCACTGTGACATTCTCGAAG AAAATAATGTGGATGGAAATCTGTTCACGAAATTGACAAGATCTGACTTAAAAGACTTGTTCCCTTCAGATTTTGCCATCAGAaaaaagttttgggactttcTTTGCAACTTG aACTCAGTCCATTCTCCAGTGTTAATTCAGTCAGGCAGATCAACCCCTTTGTCAAATGTTTCAACTTTGAGCCCAAGCAATAGCAGTGTTTCATTAGATCTGGAAGAAGACTCACCTCTATCCCAGTCTCTGGCTGGCCCTTCAATGCCTGTGCTGAAACAGACAAAACCAAGGGAGTTTCCAGaaccaccaaaaaaaaaagtgaaacatCTGGCCCAAGACTTTAAGCTACCAATCTCATCAAAAGTAAATGAATTTGTGCAACAGAATAGGTCTCTTGATGAAAGTACAAGAAGACAGCTAATAAGAGAAACTGTGACTTGTGTTCAAGCTTATGTTGGAGAGCATGTCAGTTCCAATCACTTTGAAGAGGCAGCAAAGCAACTTTGTGAGAAAGTACCTCTTTTGAGAGATGTGAAACCTCCTCTGTGGCCCGATGAAATAGAATTTAGCTACTGG GCCTCTGCTAAGCACCTGCTTTTAAAGAGATATTCAAATGTGAAATCCAGCAGCAAAAAAGgcaagagacctgaaccagctATCAGTGATGAAACTGACCAGAGTACGGAAGATGTGTCAAAGCATAACAAGGAACTTCAAAAAGAACTTCGAAACAGAGTGGTGAATTGGAAAGCTGTGGAACAGCTGCAAAGTCTTACGTTTGGTGAAAGGAGAGAGGTGATTTCTTCAATTAAAGGAGTACATGCTGTGAGCAACATGTTAGAACAGTTTCCATTTTTTGAAGAAGAGAAAGTG CTGTTGTGGGAACTGGAGCTGGTGGTATCAAAGTTGATGAATGTCAGGGTTCCTTATGAAGTATTCATAGCTCGGTGGAAAAGACTGGCCATCTGTTTTGTTGATATGACAGAAAACAGATCAG ATGACTCCACTGCATTGGATGCATTAAGGAAAATCCATGAACCATTTTCACCAATGGGGCCATTACTTCTGACATTGAGT GACGGTCAGAAAATGGAATCATTTCTGAAAAATGTCCCTTCAAAGTCACCATACTTAGTTTATACTGGTGCTGACAAGAGCACAGGATCTGAGGAACAAATTTTTCTCATCATTGATGAAGATGTCCTATTGGAATGCACTCAAGTTTCAAAGGATCACTGTCTTTTTACTTCATCTCTTTTAACATTGATGGcaatttaa
- the LOC136929311 gene encoding E3 ubiquitin-protein ligase TRIM45-like: MASALPEKLTVHFECAVCMEQFKEPKVLPCLHTYCKMCLHKLMKKQGADHVITCPECRQDAKIVHGDVAKLQPNFWVNNFMTLLRMQGEDKTSKPFLCENCDSEDQAVSRCNDCSVFMCDFCVTAHKRFLATRGHQILSMAEVQKLGSKALAKPSFCVKHTGETLKLFCETCQETICRDCTIVDHREHKYNFVADVAEGVRKDLHSSLSKAKDKEMAVSEGLETVEAMKKLVQSKVSEVNKEVDEFFDEQVKALEHQRSSLKREVMTEGKARVDKLEKQSRVLSYFLAQLKSSLKFTSHALDDSDDVQLLTMKKQLSRRLTQLNSAKIECKASQNEYFRLCVRQTIFRDVKELATVRFILNPQMFTVSIVGGDEGVMYRTLAGQTVSLVVTNKDKEAERGEYHVAASVAKTGEDEQSLPVLGNGDGSYTFSYCSKSEGSVILSVTVDGQPVGGSPFQWEVYPVLPICDEPKTMPGLLHERILCEGETTHGNCFKDGRYCWKVRVGDFASYRRRFEFGVTTGRNIYYNRGIQTWSLSVEGSGFQRVIRSDHRRGKEVSIKRDDVFTVFLNLEKETLSMYNNRSKTTEVFEGVKGPLMAITQGVDILWKE, translated from the exons ATGGCCAGTGCTTTGCCTGAAAAGCTTACTGTGCACTTTGAATGTGCTGTATGCATGGAGCAGTTTAAGGAACCAAAAGTCTTACCATGTCTGCACACCTACTGTAAGATGTGCCTCCACAAATTGATGAAGAAACAAGGAGCTGATCATGTTATAACTTGTCCTGAGTGCAGACAGGATGCAAAA ATTGTTCATGGTGATGTTGCCAAGCTGCAACCTAATTTCTGGGTGAACAATTTTATGACCTTGCTCCGAATGCAAGGTGAAGATAAAACCTCGAAACCTTTTCTGTGCGAGAACTGTGACAGCGAGGACCAAGCGGTGTCACGCTGCAATGATTGCAGCGTTTTTATGTGTGACTTTTGTGTAACTGCACATAAGAGGTTTCTTGCAACGAGAGGCCATCAGATTTTGTCCATGGCTGAGGTTCAAAAGCTAGGATCAAAGGCACTTGCAAAGCCATCCTTTTGTGTTAAACACACGGGCGAGActttgaaattgttttgtgaAACCTGCCAAGAAACAATTTGCCGGGATTGCACCATTGTTGATCACCGTGAACACAAGTACAATTTTGTGGCAGATGTTGCTGAAGGAGTACGGAAAGACTTGCACTCTTCTCTGAGCAAAGCCAAAGATAAAGAGATGGCAGTGTCTGAAGGTCTCGAAACTGTCGAGGCGATGAAGAAGCTAGTGCAGAGTAAAGTGTCAGAAGTGAATAAAGAGGTTGACGAGTTTTTTGATGAGCAGGTGAAAGCGTTGGAGCATCAACGTTCAAGCCTCAAACGTGAAGTTATGACTGAGGGGAAAGCAAGAGTCGACAAGCTCGAGAAGCAATCACGTGTGCTTTCATACTTCTTGGCTCAATTGAAAAGTAGTCTCAAGTTCACCAGTCACGCGTTAGATGACAGTGATGATGTGCAACTCTTAACAATGAAGAAGCAACTTTCACGGAGGCTAACCCAGCTGAATTCAGCAAAGATAGAGTGTAAGGCCAGCCAAAACGAGTACTTCAGGCTATGTGTCCGTCAGACCATTTTTCGGGATGTAAAGGAGTTAGCAACCGTGCGTTTCATTTTGAATCCCCAGATGTTTACTGTGAGCATTGTTGGTGGAGACGAAGGGGTGATGTATCGGACCTTGGCTGGACAGACGGTGTCGTTAGTAGTGACTAACAAGGACAAAGAAGCAGAACGTGGAGAGTATCATGTGGCTGCTTCTGTGGCAAAAACTGGCGAAGATGAGCAATCTCTTCCCGTACTTGGCAACGGTGATGGATCTTACACATTCTCTTATTGCTCAAAGTCTGAAGGAAGTGTTATCTTGTCTGTGACAGTGGATGGTCAACCTGTCGGTGGAAGTCCGTTTCAGTGGGAAGTGTATCCGGTGCTCCCAATTTGTGACGAACCGAAAACAATGCCTGGACTACTCCATGAGCGAATACTTTGTGAAGGAGAAACAACACATGGCAATTGCTTCAAAGATGGAAGGTATTGCTGGAAAGTACGAGTGGGGGATTTTGCGTCATACCGCCGCCGATTCGAATTTGGTGTCACGACCggaagaaatatttattataaCAGGGGTATTCAAACGTGGTCTCTTTCAGTCGAAGGAAGTGGCTTTCAAAGGGTGATTCGGTCTGACCACCGTCGTGGGAAGGAAGTAAGCATAAAGAGAGACGATGTCTTTACAGTTTTCCTTaatcttgaaaaagaaacactttCCATGTACAACAATCGTAGCAAAACAACCGAGGTTTTCGAAGGGGTTAAGGGTCCTCTAATGGCTATAACGCAGGGTGTAGACATTTTGTGGAAAGAATGA
- the LOC136928935 gene encoding uncharacterized protein isoform X2 — protein MASTSEGAVAVGTLEGQGSQIPKRKNEKECKKCGQNTPNATKRCKGCGEEIEVKAFDWEALQLEEKKTHSTQQRKMLEYRANVLHEHHGWDVIVLCLAKHKRGSSLYTYGTPGVGLNFVGSKKEKASKAGHLCLNLFKNFAKQHSGGSGDQEKATSRTIQTDTVNSQDLVDEAGHLNSMEVECDADAEISETLDEVELDDTCAGGSNHEESLNVLTTGGAGRVAAVGCGSGKSASGVGVTESGVGNVGRGRRSVGTVSQKDVNDSIQVAAAAAPSGEGTVGKHTVKSVQDGDQPRVIAEGTDIQVVQLHRGQPVEQVQEGAIGCMTRVDGGKQGVTVSSSHHALPGDGVAYLVNGQIKAVGKVDHDRTTLHGRKIGKGFACVQLYYVQSEDIVAPLILGDRDENSFLKTGMFFALPISKLFTFGKLVPGKKIVLHNYSQYRLNSSQ, from the exons ATGGCGTCGACTTCAGAAGGAG CTGTTGCTGTTGGCACACTAGAGGGGCAAGGCAGTCAAATCCCAAAGaggaaaaatgaaaag GAGTGTAAGAAGTGTGGACAAAACACTCCCAATGCAACCAAGCGCTGCAAAGGCTGTGGGGAAGAAATTGAAGTTAAGGCTTTTGACTGGGAAGCATTGCAgctagaagaaaaaaaaacacattccACTCAGCAAAGGAAAATGCTAGAGTACAGG GCAAATGTTCTCCATGAGCATCATGGTTGGGATGTTATTGTCCTTTGCCTGGCAAAACATAAAAGGGGCTCATCTCTGTACACTTATGGAACACCAGGTGTGGGCCTTAATTTTGTTGGATCCAAAAAGGAGAAGGCTTCAAAGGCTGGTCACCTATGCCTCAATCTTTTTAAGAATTTTGCAAAAC AACATAGTGGCGGGAGTGGCGATCAAGAAAAGGCAACTTCAAGGACCATACAGACTGATACAGTTAACAGCCAAGACCTGGTGGACGAGGCTGGTCATTTGAACAGTATGGAAGTGGAATGTGATGCTGATGCTGAAATCAGTGAAACACTTGACGAGGTTGAGTTGGATGATACGTGTGCTGGAGGTAGCAATCATGAGGAATCTCTTAATGTGTTAACAACTGGAGGTGCAGGAAGGGTAGCTGCAGTTGGTTGTGGCAGTGGCAAGAGTGCTTCAGGGGTTGGAGTAACGGAGAGTGGTGTTGGTAACGTTGGCAGGGGAAGGAGATCAGTGGGAACTGTATCGCAGAAAGATGTGAATGATAGCATACAAGTCGCTGCAGCAGCAGCACCAAGTGGAGAAGGTACGGTGGGCAAGCATACAGTAAAGAGTGTGCAAGATGGAGATCAACCTAGAGTTATTGCTGAGGGCACTGACATTCAAGTTGTGCAGCTACATCGGGGTCAGCCAGTCGAACAAGTGCAAGAGGGTGCTATTGGCTGTATGACCCGTGTTGATGGTggtaaacaaggtgttactgtgaGTTCGTCTCATCATGCCCTTCCTGGAGATGGAGTAGCATACCTAGTAAATGGACAAATAAAAGCAGTTGGAAAAGTGGACCACGACCGCACAACCTTGCACGGCCGCAAAATAGGAAAAGGTTTTGCTTGTGTCCAGCTGTACTACGTTCAGTCGGAGGACATAGTGGCACCACTTATTTTGGGAGATAGAGATGAAAACTCTTTCCTCAAAACAGGAATGTTCTTTGCTCTGCCCATCTCCAAGCTTTTCACTTTTGGGAAGTTGgtgccggggaaaaaaattgtcctCCACAATTATAGCCAATACCGTCTTAACTCCAGTCAGTAG